Proteins found in one Pseudomonas marvdashtae genomic segment:
- a CDS encoding O-antigen translocase, whose amino-acid sequence MNLFKTSALSAVSVVVRILAMLGLNKVLAIYVGPGGYALVGQFQNFIQMVLSISGGAVNTGITKYTSQYYDNESKRISFWRAGMTITLIASVMTAVVVALISDHLAIFLLHDESYAGVFIWLSITLVLFALNNFFLAILNGRKEVVRYVACSIAGSVFSLIVTFVLVVKFGIYGAFVALATYQSMTFVVTVFLCYKSHWLSYTNFIGNADIGSFKALGLFAVMALTSAICVPLTHILIRNFLGSNFGLVSAGMWEALWRLSSTYLMVITSTLALYYLPRLSELKSNEEIKREIIRILKIVLPLVVVMGGVLYFFRGLIITLLFSTSFLPMENLLGWQLVGDTLKVVSWILGFVLTAKALWKQYVITEIFFSFSFYLLVMLFHPLGLKGAVVAHVVNYTIHLFAMFFILRKERIL is encoded by the coding sequence ATGAATTTGTTCAAAACAAGTGCGTTAAGCGCGGTTTCGGTAGTAGTACGTATATTGGCGATGCTTGGCCTCAATAAGGTTTTAGCTATTTACGTCGGGCCAGGCGGCTACGCTCTAGTTGGACAATTTCAAAACTTTATACAAATGGTGCTATCCATATCTGGCGGGGCGGTAAATACAGGTATAACAAAGTACACATCTCAATATTATGATAACGAGTCGAAAAGAATATCTTTTTGGCGGGCAGGGATGACCATTACGTTAATCGCTTCCGTGATGACAGCTGTAGTGGTCGCGTTGATCAGTGACCATCTGGCGATTTTCTTGCTTCATGATGAAAGCTATGCCGGGGTTTTTATATGGCTATCGATAACATTGGTTCTCTTTGCATTAAATAACTTCTTTCTAGCTATCTTGAATGGCAGGAAAGAAGTTGTTAGATATGTAGCGTGCTCTATAGCTGGGAGTGTATTTTCTCTAATAGTAACTTTTGTTCTGGTTGTTAAGTTTGGCATATATGGTGCCTTTGTTGCGTTGGCTACTTATCAGTCGATGACCTTCGTCGTAACTGTTTTTTTATGCTACAAGTCACATTGGCTAAGTTATACCAATTTTATTGGTAATGCAGATATTGGTTCGTTTAAGGCTTTGGGACTATTTGCCGTAATGGCCCTAACTTCAGCCATATGCGTTCCTCTTACCCATATTCTGATTAGGAATTTTTTGGGTTCTAATTTTGGTTTAGTTTCTGCCGGAATGTGGGAAGCACTATGGAGGTTAAGTTCAACTTATTTGATGGTCATTACGTCGACTTTGGCTTTATATTACCTTCCACGACTGTCAGAGTTAAAATCAAATGAGGAAATAAAGCGGGAAATAATTAGAATTCTGAAAATAGTGTTGCCATTAGTTGTAGTGATGGGCGGCGTACTTTATTTTTTTAGGGGGTTAATTATAACCTTATTGTTTTCGACAAGTTTTTTGCCTATGGAAAATTTGCTAGGTTGGCAACTTGTTGGAGATACATTAAAGGTTGTTAGCTGGATCTTGGGTTTCGTTCTTACCGCTAAGGCACTTTGGAAGCAATATGTGATAACTGAGATTTTCTTTAGCTTCTCTTTTTATCTTTTAGTTATGCTTTTCCACCCTTTGGGTCTGAAAGGGGCCGTGGTAGCTCATGTTGTCAACTATACAATTCATTTATTCGCTATGTTTTTTATACTGCGGAAGGAGAGAATCTTGTGA
- a CDS encoding DegT/DnrJ/EryC1/StrS family aminotransferase has protein sequence MKVNFLDLKRINASISEELVQACARVVDSGWYINGAELAKFEREFADYCGVKYCIGVANGLDALTLTLRAWKVLGKLKSGDEVIVPANTYIATILAITENDLVPILVEPDNRTFNIAIDRISEAITKKTRAIIPVHLYGQLADMPEIARLAEAYGLLVLEDSAQAHGAHYQGKKAGAWGDASGFSFYPGKNLGALGDGGAVTTDDEALASTLISLRNYGSEIKYQNEMKGVNSRLDEIQASVLSIKLKYLDAHNRFRRAVATRYLNEIKNDLLRLPVEQFSDTSRDAHVWHVFVVRCTNRKSFQDYLSSCGVQTLIHYPIPPHKQQALEEMSHLVLPITELIHEEVVSLPIGPCMTNEEIDLVIHACNTYSAAP, from the coding sequence ATGAAAGTTAATTTTCTAGACTTAAAACGTATAAATGCTTCGATTTCCGAAGAGCTCGTTCAGGCTTGCGCTAGGGTTGTCGATTCGGGCTGGTATATTAATGGGGCCGAGCTTGCTAAGTTTGAGCGAGAGTTTGCGGATTATTGCGGCGTAAAATATTGCATAGGCGTTGCTAATGGCCTAGATGCGTTGACCTTAACTCTTCGTGCTTGGAAAGTGCTTGGGAAGCTTAAAAGCGGCGATGAGGTTATAGTGCCGGCCAACACATATATAGCGACTATACTGGCGATAACTGAAAATGATTTGGTTCCTATTTTAGTGGAACCCGACAACCGTACTTTTAATATAGCGATCGACCGGATCTCTGAAGCTATTACAAAAAAGACCCGCGCTATCATCCCTGTCCATCTGTATGGGCAGCTTGCCGATATGCCGGAGATAGCTCGACTTGCCGAAGCGTATGGGCTTCTTGTATTAGAAGACTCTGCACAGGCGCATGGCGCCCACTATCAAGGTAAGAAAGCGGGCGCGTGGGGCGACGCCTCTGGCTTTAGTTTTTATCCGGGGAAAAACCTTGGGGCCTTGGGAGATGGAGGAGCGGTCACGACCGACGATGAAGCGCTTGCAAGTACATTAATTAGTCTTAGAAACTACGGGTCGGAGATCAAATATCAAAATGAGATGAAAGGAGTTAATAGCCGGTTAGATGAAATCCAAGCATCTGTATTATCTATTAAACTAAAATATCTTGATGCTCATAATAGATTCCGGCGAGCGGTCGCGACTAGGTATCTAAATGAGATTAAAAATGATCTGCTCCGTTTACCTGTCGAACAGTTCTCTGATACATCAAGGGATGCCCATGTCTGGCATGTGTTTGTTGTAAGATGCACTAATAGAAAGAGTTTCCAAGATTACCTTTCTTCTTGCGGTGTGCAAACGCTCATTCATTACCCAATCCCTCCACATAAACAACAAGCATTAGAAGAGATGAGTCATCTGGTATTGCCCATAACTGAGCTCATTCATGAAGAGGTAGTGAGCCTTCCTATAGGCCCTTGTATGACAAACGAGGAAATAGACTTGGTTATTCACGCGTGTAACACATATTCAGCAGCGCCTTAA
- a CDS encoding acyltransferase: protein MSEIHPLSDVKSKNIGKNTRVWQYSVIFENAVIGDDCNICAHTLIESDVVIGDRVTVKSGVFIWDGARIEDDVFIGPNVTFTNDSMPRSKVYPDTFEAIYICKGASIGANATLLPGIRVGAYSMIGAGAVVTRDVPDYAVIIGNPGKISRYLKNES, encoded by the coding sequence ATGAGTGAAATTCACCCTCTTTCAGATGTAAAAAGTAAAAATATCGGAAAAAATACCAGGGTTTGGCAGTACAGTGTGATTTTTGAAAATGCGGTAATCGGGGATGACTGCAATATATGTGCGCATACTCTCATCGAGTCTGACGTTGTTATAGGTGACAGAGTGACCGTTAAATCTGGCGTTTTTATCTGGGACGGAGCTCGGATCGAAGACGACGTTTTTATCGGTCCTAATGTTACGTTTACAAATGATTCCATGCCTAGATCTAAGGTATATCCCGATACTTTTGAAGCCATATACATTTGTAAAGGTGCGAGTATAGGGGCTAACGCTACTCTGCTACCTGGTATTAGGGTGGGAGCTTACTCAATGATAGGAGCTGGTGCAGTAGTTACACGTGACGTACCAGATTACGCAGTCATAATTGGCAACCCGGGAAAAATTTCAAGGTACCTTAAGAATGAAAGTTAA
- a CDS encoding sugar 3,4-ketoisomerase has protein sequence MSLVKFIQFPVLGDERGQLYVMEGRRNIPFDVKRAYYLVGTLEGVSRGFHAHKELQQIAVCVSGKCKMLLDDGVQRSQVLLDEPNKAICIDKMVWHEMHDFTHDCVMLVLASDYYDESDYIRNYDDFLKRVKHE, from the coding sequence ATGAGCCTGGTAAAATTCATACAATTTCCTGTGCTAGGCGATGAGCGCGGACAACTATATGTAATGGAAGGCAGACGCAATATCCCTTTTGACGTAAAAAGAGCTTACTATTTAGTAGGGACTTTGGAAGGTGTTTCTCGCGGTTTTCATGCGCACAAAGAACTGCAGCAAATAGCTGTATGCGTATCTGGAAAATGTAAAATGCTTCTAGATGACGGAGTACAACGGAGCCAAGTTCTTTTGGATGAACCAAATAAGGCCATATGCATAGATAAAATGGTCTGGCATGAAATGCATGATTTTACGCATGACTGCGTAATGTTGGTACTGGCGAGCGACTATTATGACGAGTCAGATTATATTAGGAATTATGATGATTTCTTGAAGAGAGTAAAACATGAGTGA
- a CDS encoding NAD-dependent epimerase/dehydratase family protein, protein MGRYLDLIEGLPKNPKRWLVTGVAGFIGSNLLEQLLRLDQEVVGLDNFSTGYQHNLDEVKDNVTPAQWARFVFKEGDITNIQDCRAACTDVDYVLHQAALGSVPRSLGDPIATNATNIDGFLNILVAARDSSVKSFTYAASSSTYGDHPALPKVEETIGNPLSPYAVTKYVNELYADVFGKCYGFKATGLRYFNVFGKRQDPNGAYAAVIPKWTAAMILDETIIINGDGSTSRDFCFIENVIQANLLAATEERDGATNQVYNVAVGARTSLNDLYVMLKTELAALGVKYRKEPKYSEFRAGDVLHSQASVEKIKQNLGYTPSNSIADGLKIAMPWYLKKLRRG, encoded by the coding sequence ATGGGGCGATACCTGGATTTAATTGAAGGTCTACCTAAAAATCCGAAGCGCTGGTTGGTTACTGGAGTTGCTGGCTTTATAGGGTCAAATCTTCTTGAGCAATTGTTGAGGCTGGATCAGGAAGTTGTCGGATTAGATAACTTTTCAACCGGGTATCAACACAACCTTGATGAGGTTAAGGATAATGTAACGCCCGCGCAGTGGGCACGTTTTGTTTTTAAAGAAGGTGATATTACAAACATTCAAGATTGTCGTGCCGCGTGCACCGATGTCGACTACGTTCTGCATCAAGCGGCGCTTGGATCTGTACCGAGATCTCTAGGGGATCCTATTGCTACCAATGCTACAAATATAGATGGATTTCTAAATATTTTAGTCGCCGCTCGTGACTCATCTGTCAAGAGTTTCACATACGCAGCTAGCAGCTCCACCTATGGAGATCATCCAGCTCTACCGAAGGTTGAAGAGACTATTGGAAACCCGCTGTCACCATATGCAGTGACTAAGTACGTTAATGAGTTATATGCAGACGTGTTCGGCAAATGTTATGGGTTTAAAGCAACCGGCCTGCGCTATTTTAACGTCTTCGGAAAAAGACAGGATCCAAATGGTGCGTATGCTGCGGTAATTCCCAAGTGGACAGCCGCCATGATTTTAGATGAGACAATTATAATAAATGGAGACGGTTCGACAAGTAGGGACTTTTGTTTCATAGAAAATGTTATACAGGCCAATTTATTGGCCGCTACTGAAGAGCGAGATGGGGCTACCAACCAAGTCTATAATGTAGCGGTGGGCGCTAGAACAAGCTTGAATGATTTGTACGTTATGCTGAAGACAGAGCTCGCGGCGCTGGGGGTAAAGTATCGTAAAGAGCCAAAATATAGTGAGTTTCGGGCAGGTGACGTCTTGCATTCCCAAGCATCTGTCGAAAAAATTAAGCAGAATTTAGGTTATACGCCTAGCAATTCAATTGCGGATGGTTTGAAAATTGCCATGCCGTGGTATCTAAAAAAACTTCGAAGAGGTTGA
- the tviB gene encoding Vi polysaccharide biosynthesis UDP-N-acetylglucosamine C-6 dehydrogenase TviB: MDADLNSIDNEGLKLGVIGLGYVGLPLAVEFGKHCSVLGFDINQSRISELQQGNDITLEVERPELEAAKYLEFTSRSADLARCNVFIVTVPTPIDEYKNPDLTPLLKASAAIGEVLKRGDVVIYESTVYPGATEEECVPVLERVSGLKFNQDFFVGYSPERINPGDKEHRVTTIKKVTSGSNPEAATFVDNLYKKIITAGTHKASSIKVAEAAKVIENTQRDLNIALINELAIIFNKLGIDTESVLVAAGTKWNFLPFRPGLVGGHCIGVDPYYLTHKAQSIGYHPEIILAGRRLNDGMGVYVVSQLVKAMLKKKIQVDGARVLIMGLTFKENCPDLRNTRVVDIIRELAEYNIAVDIFDPWADPEEAQKEYGLSLIEKPNPNSYDSIVLAVAHAQFKEMGGGLIRSLGKINHVLYDLKYLLRSDESDIRL, encoded by the coding sequence ATGGATGCCGATTTGAATAGCATAGATAATGAAGGTTTGAAGCTTGGAGTGATAGGCCTAGGCTACGTAGGGCTACCTCTCGCTGTGGAGTTCGGAAAACACTGTTCGGTTCTGGGATTTGATATTAATCAATCCAGAATAAGTGAGTTACAGCAAGGAAATGATATTACCTTAGAAGTTGAGCGGCCAGAGCTAGAAGCTGCTAAATATTTAGAGTTTACCTCCAGATCGGCTGATTTGGCTAGGTGCAACGTATTTATAGTAACCGTGCCAACACCCATCGATGAATATAAAAATCCCGATCTTACGCCACTGTTAAAAGCATCCGCCGCTATAGGGGAAGTTTTAAAGCGTGGGGACGTAGTTATATATGAATCAACGGTTTATCCCGGGGCAACGGAAGAGGAGTGCGTTCCTGTTTTGGAGCGCGTTTCGGGACTAAAATTTAATCAGGATTTTTTTGTTGGTTATAGTCCAGAACGAATCAATCCAGGTGACAAAGAACACCGTGTAACGACAATAAAGAAAGTTACATCGGGGTCTAATCCGGAAGCGGCTACGTTCGTAGATAACTTATATAAAAAAATAATCACCGCGGGAACGCACAAAGCAAGCAGTATTAAAGTTGCTGAAGCAGCCAAAGTTATCGAAAATACTCAGCGGGATCTTAATATCGCATTAATTAACGAATTGGCAATTATATTCAATAAGTTGGGTATCGATACTGAATCGGTATTAGTCGCTGCGGGCACAAAATGGAACTTCTTACCCTTCCGTCCTGGGTTAGTAGGGGGACATTGTATAGGCGTGGACCCATACTATCTGACTCATAAAGCGCAATCTATAGGCTATCATCCGGAAATCATATTGGCCGGACGCCGTCTGAACGATGGGATGGGCGTGTATGTGGTATCACAACTTGTAAAAGCCATGTTAAAGAAAAAAATACAAGTGGACGGCGCTAGAGTATTGATAATGGGGCTTACTTTTAAGGAGAACTGCCCTGATTTACGGAATACACGAGTAGTAGATATTATCCGTGAGTTGGCCGAATATAATATTGCAGTCGATATATTTGACCCGTGGGCTGATCCAGAGGAAGCTCAAAAAGAGTATGGGCTGAGTTTGATAGAAAAACCCAACCCTAATTCTTACGACTCGATCGTGCTAGCAGTCGCACATGCACAGTTTAAGGAAATGGGGGGAGGGTTAATTCGTTCGCTCGGCAAGATAAACCACGTGCTATATGATCTGAAATATTTGCTGCGTAGTGACGAATCTGATATTCGGCTCTGA
- a CDS encoding LPS O-antigen chain length determinant protein WzzB has product MQDNRIAVRDDDEIDLIALARGLWAQKWLIIAITLLVTAGAAAYAFLSKPVYEAKLFIMPPTQNGIAELNYGRGKSTELETYSIKHVYEVFARNLQGESLRQTFFNEIYLPSLDESQRKGALDRLYDRFSRQLVVKGPGKDTPDRFSVTVQSGDPVKATEWAKAYVARASEAAESELIKNVTTEASVRARNLEQRIVSLRETAQRIREDRIQQLREALKIAEAIGLTTPTINSSAAVDITVDTGSKMDYQRGSKALAAEIQTLESRASDDAFIEDLRKLQMRYGFYRKLDIDPELISVYRQDGSVEVPESPIKPRKGLIMLLGTIAGALLGMLSALVKIVFNRNEYKY; this is encoded by the coding sequence ATGCAAGATAATCGTATTGCAGTGCGCGACGACGATGAAATCGACCTCATTGCCCTTGCGCGCGGTCTTTGGGCGCAAAAGTGGTTGATCATCGCCATTACCCTTTTGGTCACTGCTGGCGCAGCCGCCTACGCGTTCCTCAGCAAACCTGTCTATGAAGCAAAGCTTTTTATCATGCCGCCTACTCAGAACGGTATTGCTGAGTTGAACTATGGCCGTGGCAAAAGCACCGAACTCGAAACTTATTCCATCAAACATGTTTACGAGGTGTTTGCTCGTAACCTGCAAGGCGAATCCCTTCGCCAGACCTTCTTCAATGAAATCTATCTCCCATCGCTCGATGAGTCCCAACGAAAGGGCGCTCTCGATCGTCTGTACGACCGGTTCTCTCGACAACTCGTAGTCAAGGGGCCAGGCAAGGATACCCCTGATCGTTTCTCGGTCACGGTTCAAAGCGGCGACCCGGTAAAGGCTACCGAATGGGCCAAGGCCTACGTGGCGCGGGCCAGTGAAGCGGCCGAGTCGGAGCTGATCAAGAACGTCACGACCGAGGCTTCCGTGAGAGCTCGTAATCTGGAGCAGCGTATCGTCAGCTTGCGTGAGACTGCGCAGCGGATACGCGAGGACCGGATTCAACAGCTGCGTGAAGCACTGAAAATCGCTGAGGCGATTGGTTTGACTACGCCGACAATCAACTCTTCCGCTGCGGTGGATATTACTGTTGATACCGGCAGCAAGATGGATTACCAGCGCGGCAGTAAGGCATTGGCTGCTGAAATTCAGACGTTGGAGTCCAGGGCTTCGGATGATGCGTTTATAGAGGATTTGCGGAAACTGCAGATGCGGTATGGCTTTTATCGCAAGTTGGATATTGATCCGGAGCTTATCTCCGTTTATCGGCAGGATGGTAGTGTTGAGGTTCCGGAGAGTCCGATTAAGCCGCGAAAGGGCTTGATAATGCTACTAGGCACTATCGCTGGAGCTTTATTGGGTATGCTGTCAGCGCTGGTAAAAATTGTATTCAATCGTAACGAGTACAAATATTAA
- a CDS encoding LapA family protein produces MRNFKRVALVVLAVLVASAIVLFVLENNQPVALLFLGWSAPQLPVSVFLLLALLSGMIIGPLLAWFAGRGRRLK; encoded by the coding sequence ATGCGGAACTTTAAACGCGTAGCGCTTGTCGTACTTGCGGTGCTCGTGGCTTCAGCTATCGTACTGTTCGTACTTGAAAACAATCAGCCTGTCGCGCTGTTGTTCCTGGGATGGTCGGCACCGCAACTTCCTGTTTCGGTTTTTTTGTTGCTGGCGCTCCTCTCTGGAATGATCATTGGCCCCCTGTTGGCGTGGTTCGCCGGGAGAGGTCGGCGACTGAAGTAA
- the ihfB gene encoding integration host factor subunit beta: protein MTKSELIERIVTHQGLLSSKDVELAIKTMLEQMSQCLATGDRIEIRGFGSFSLHYRAPRVGRNPKTGQSVSLDGKFVPHFKPGKELRDRVNEEEGDEL, encoded by the coding sequence ATGACGAAGTCGGAGTTGATCGAACGAATTGTCACCCATCAAGGACTGCTCTCGTCCAAGGATGTGGAGCTGGCCATCAAGACCATGCTTGAACAAATGTCCCAATGCCTGGCAACCGGAGATCGTATCGAAATCCGTGGGTTCGGCAGCTTCTCCCTGCATTACCGCGCCCCGCGTGTTGGCCGCAACCCAAAAACCGGCCAATCCGTCAGCCTCGATGGCAAATTTGTCCCGCATTTCAAACCGGGCAAAGAGCTTCGCGATCGCGTGAATGAGGAGGAGGGTGATGAGCTCTGA
- the rpsA gene encoding 30S ribosomal protein S1, whose product MSESFAELFEESLKTLNLQAGSIITGVIVDIDYQARWVTVHAGLKSEALIPLEQFYNDAGELNINVGDEVHVALDSVEDGFGETKLSREKAKRAECWIVLEAAFAAEEVVKGVINGKVKGGFTVDVNGIRAFLPGSLVDVRPVRDTTHLEGKELEFKVIKLDQKRNNVVVSRRSVLEAENSAEREALLESLQEGQQVKGIVKNLTDYGAFVDLGGVDGLLHITDMAWKRIKHPSEIVNVGDEIDVKVLKYDRERNRVSLGLKQLGEDPWVAIKARYPEGTRVTARVTNLTDYGCFAELEEGVEGLVHVSEMDWTNKNIHPSKVVQVGDEVEVMVLDIDEERRRISLGIKQCKSNPWEDFSGQFNKGDKISGTIKSITDFGIFIGLDGGIDGLVHLSDISWNEVGEEAVRRFKKGDELDTVILSVDPERERISLGIKQLESDPFSEYVSVNDKGAIVTGTVKEVDAKGAIIVLADDIEATLKASEISRDRVEDARNVLKEGQEVEAKIISVDRKSRVIQLSIKSKDDAEEKEAIQSLKAAPEGEAADTTMAALLRQAMAKQN is encoded by the coding sequence ATGAGCGAAAGCTTTGCGGAACTCTTTGAAGAAAGCTTGAAAACCCTGAACCTTCAGGCAGGCTCCATCATCACCGGCGTCATCGTTGATATCGATTACCAAGCTCGCTGGGTAACCGTCCACGCTGGTCTGAAGTCTGAAGCGCTGATCCCGCTTGAGCAGTTCTACAACGACGCTGGCGAACTGAACATCAACGTCGGTGACGAAGTTCACGTGGCGCTGGACTCGGTTGAAGACGGCTTTGGTGAAACCAAGCTGTCCCGTGAAAAAGCCAAGCGTGCCGAGTGCTGGATCGTTCTGGAAGCGGCCTTCGCAGCTGAGGAAGTGGTCAAGGGCGTTATCAACGGTAAGGTTAAGGGCGGCTTCACTGTCGACGTTAACGGCATCCGTGCGTTCCTGCCAGGTTCCCTGGTTGACGTCCGTCCAGTGCGCGACACCACGCACCTGGAAGGCAAAGAGCTGGAATTCAAGGTCATCAAGCTGGACCAGAAGCGCAACAACGTTGTCGTTTCCCGTCGCAGTGTCCTGGAAGCCGAGAACTCCGCCGAGCGTGAAGCTCTGCTGGAATCGCTGCAGGAAGGCCAGCAGGTCAAGGGTATCGTCAAGAACCTCACCGATTACGGCGCATTCGTCGATCTGGGTGGCGTCGATGGCCTGCTGCACATCACCGACATGGCCTGGAAGCGTATCAAGCATCCTTCGGAAATCGTCAACGTTGGCGACGAGATCGATGTCAAGGTTCTGAAGTACGATCGCGAACGCAATCGTGTTTCCCTGGGCCTCAAGCAACTGGGTGAAGATCCATGGGTCGCTATCAAAGCCCGTTACCCAGAAGGCACTCGCGTCACCGCTCGTGTTACCAACCTGACCGACTACGGCTGCTTCGCTGAGCTGGAAGAAGGCGTTGAAGGCCTGGTACACGTTTCCGAAATGGACTGGACCAACAAGAACATCCACCCTTCGAAAGTCGTACAAGTCGGCGACGAAGTGGAAGTCATGGTTCTGGACATCGACGAAGAGCGTCGTCGTATCTCCCTCGGCATCAAGCAGTGCAAGTCCAACCCATGGGAAGACTTCTCTGGCCAGTTCAACAAGGGCGATAAAATCTCCGGCACCATCAAGTCGATCACCGATTTCGGTATCTTCATTGGTCTGGACGGCGGCATCGACGGCCTGGTTCACCTGTCCGACATCTCCTGGAACGAAGTGGGCGAAGAAGCCGTACGCCGTTTCAAGAAGGGCGACGAGCTGGACACCGTTATCCTGTCGGTTGACCCAGAGCGCGAGCGCATCTCCCTGGGTATCAAGCAACTGGAAAGCGATCCGTTCTCCGAGTACGTCTCGGTTAACGACAAGGGCGCTATCGTGACCGGTACCGTGAAAGAAGTTGACGCCAAAGGCGCCATCATCGTTCTGGCCGACGACATCGAAGCTACCCTGAAAGCCTCCGAAATCAGCCGTGACCGCGTTGAAGACGCGCGCAACGTTCTGAAAGAAGGCCAGGAAGTTGAAGCCAAGATCATCAGCGTTGATCGCAAGAGCCGCGTAATCCAGCTCTCGATCAAGTCGAAAGACGATGCTGAAGAGAAAGAAGCCATCCAGAGCCTGAAAGCAGCTCCGGAAGGCGAAGCAGCTGACACCACTATGGCGGCACTGCTGCGTCAAGCAATGGCCAAACAGAACTGA
- the cmk gene encoding (d)CMP kinase produces MNIKAPVITIDGPSGSGKGTIAGMLAKQLGWNLLDSGALYRLLAFAAANHGVDLTNEELLKALAAHLDVQFIAATDGQLQRIILEGDEVSDVIRTESVGAGASQVAALPAVREALLQRQRAFQEPPGLVADGRDMGTVVFTDAPLKIFLTASAEERARRRYLQLKGKGEDVSLSSLLDEIRARDERDTQRAVAPLKPAADAIQLDSTELSIDQVLQRIMSEIALRDIAG; encoded by the coding sequence GTGAACATCAAGGCACCGGTCATCACTATCGATGGCCCAAGCGGCTCGGGCAAAGGCACCATCGCCGGCATGCTGGCCAAGCAATTGGGCTGGAATCTGCTCGATTCCGGTGCCCTGTACCGTTTGCTGGCCTTCGCCGCCGCCAACCATGGCGTCGACCTGACCAACGAGGAGTTGCTCAAGGCACTGGCCGCGCACCTGGACGTGCAGTTCATTGCGGCCACTGATGGCCAGTTGCAACGGATCATCCTGGAAGGTGATGAAGTCAGCGACGTCATCCGCACCGAAAGCGTCGGCGCCGGGGCTTCCCAGGTTGCCGCGCTGCCGGCGGTGCGCGAAGCGTTGCTGCAGCGCCAGCGGGCATTCCAGGAACCGCCGGGCCTGGTGGCTGATGGCCGGGACATGGGCACGGTGGTGTTTACCGATGCGCCGCTAAAGATCTTCCTCACTGCCAGTGCCGAGGAGCGGGCTCGCCGCCGTTATTTGCAGTTGAAGGGCAAAGGCGAGGATGTTAGTCTGTCGAGTCTGCTAGATGAGATCCGTGCACGCGACGAGCGTGATACCCAGCGCGCAGTAGCCCCGCTAAAGCCGGCGGCCGATGCGATACAGCTGGATTCCACGGAGTTGTCCATCGATCAGGTGCTGCAACGCATCATGAGCGAGATCGCGCTTCGCGATATCGCCGGGTGA